The following coding sequences lie in one Aureimonas sp. AU20 genomic window:
- a CDS encoding winged helix-turn-helix transcriptional regulator yields the protein MKLGKITAASKGRAARWYEDACGTALGLELVGERWALLILRELMFGPRRFGELKADLVGISANVLTQRLEGLEAAGILHRRRLPPPAAAPVYELTPWGYEAEPAIQALGRWAVRSPRHDPTLPLSAAAIMLSLRTMMNSEASRALPPCRIAFQFGEVLFLARLEAGHLAIRREAGEANLLWRTDPMTLAALVYGKRPIEDAEAAGQLALTGDRALASRFIDLFELPEKAGRP from the coding sequence ATGAAGTTAGGAAAAATAACTGCAGCATCGAAAGGTCGAGCGGCGCGTTGGTACGAGGATGCCTGCGGCACCGCCCTTGGGCTGGAGCTCGTCGGCGAGCGCTGGGCACTTCTGATCCTGCGCGAACTCATGTTCGGCCCGCGCCGCTTCGGCGAACTGAAGGCGGACCTCGTGGGCATCAGTGCCAATGTCCTGACGCAGCGGCTGGAAGGGCTGGAAGCGGCCGGCATCCTGCACCGCCGCCGTCTGCCGCCACCCGCCGCCGCGCCGGTCTACGAACTGACACCCTGGGGCTACGAGGCCGAACCCGCGATCCAGGCGCTCGGTCGCTGGGCGGTGCGCTCGCCCCGGCACGATCCGACCCTGCCGCTCTCGGCCGCCGCGATCATGCTGTCGCTGCGCACCATGATGAACAGCGAGGCTTCGCGAGCTCTGCCGCCCTGCCGGATCGCCTTTCAGTTCGGGGAGGTGTTGTTTCTCGCGCGGCTGGAAGCCGGACATCTGGCGATCCGGCGCGAGGCGGGAGAGGCGAACCTCCTTTGGCGCACCGACCCGATGACGCTCGCCGCCCTCGTCTACGGCAAGCGGCCCATCGAGGACGCCGAGGCGGCGGGGCAACTCGCGCTGACCGGGGACCGAGCGCTGGCAAGCCGCTTCATCGACCTGTTCGAACTGCCCGAAAAAGCCGGTCGCCCATAG
- a CDS encoding acyl-CoA thioesterase has translation MTSTTAPDEAPHLAPTIRTIAMPADTNPAGDIFGGWLLAQMDFAAGAAAARRAKGRCATVAIDAMQFLKPVYVGDEVSLYAEVVHVGRTSMKISVEAWRRSRENEETEQVTRGTFTFVAIDAQRRPRSID, from the coding sequence ATGACCTCCACCACCGCGCCGGACGAAGCCCCGCACCTCGCGCCGACGATCCGCACCATCGCCATGCCGGCCGACACCAATCCGGCCGGCGATATTTTCGGCGGTTGGCTCTTGGCGCAGATGGATTTTGCCGCCGGCGCGGCCGCCGCCCGGCGCGCCAAGGGGCGCTGCGCCACGGTCGCGATCGACGCCATGCAGTTTCTCAAACCCGTCTATGTCGGCGACGAGGTCAGCCTTTACGCCGAGGTCGTCCATGTTGGGCGCACCTCGATGAAGATCTCGGTCGAGGCGTGGCGGCGCAGCCGCGAAAATGAAGAGACCGAGCAGGTGACGCGCGGGACCTTCACCTTCGTCGCGATCGACGCCCAGCGCAGGCCGCGCTCGATCGACTGA